In uncultured Ilyobacter sp., a genomic segment contains:
- a CDS encoding YvcK family protein produces MYIKPKVVVIGGGTGLSVLLRGLKHFPVEITAIVTVADDGGSSGKLRDEFDMPAPGDLRNVMVALSEVEPLVEELLQYRFKGDSSLGGHPLGNLLLTAMVGVTGDLVSAMKGLRKVFDIRGNILPSTCESVTLLAEMEDGEIIAGESMIPKTHKSIERVFFEKNPKPVKEALEAIEKADLIVLGIGSLYTSIIPNLLIPEMKESLIKSKAKKVYVCNAMQQPGETGGYTVSDHIKAINRHVNGEFLDVVVTDSSEIPKTVMKKYNQEGAGRVEVDFENLEKMKIDILEQKLLEISEKGTVRHHPYRLAGAIYSLVEY; encoded by the coding sequence ATGTATATAAAACCAAAAGTTGTGGTAATCGGTGGAGGAACGGGGCTTTCGGTTCTCCTTAGAGGGTTGAAGCATTTCCCAGTAGAGATAACTGCTATCGTAACAGTGGCAGACGATGGAGGAAGCAGCGGGAAATTAAGAGATGAGTTTGATATGCCTGCACCTGGAGACCTTAGAAATGTAATGGTTGCATTAAGTGAAGTGGAGCCTCTGGTAGAGGAACTTCTTCAGTATAGGTTTAAAGGAGACAGCAGCCTAGGGGGGCATCCTCTTGGCAATCTGCTTCTTACTGCTATGGTGGGAGTTACTGGGGACCTGGTTAGTGCTATGAAGGGTCTCAGAAAAGTATTTGATATCAGGGGGAACATATTGCCCTCTACTTGTGAAAGTGTCACACTCTTGGCAGAGATGGAAGACGGAGAAATAATAGCCGGAGAGTCTATGATTCCCAAAACTCATAAGAGCATAGAGCGGGTGTTTTTTGAAAAAAATCCCAAACCTGTAAAAGAAGCTCTAGAAGCAATAGAGAAAGCAGATTTGATAGTGCTGGGGATAGGAAGTCTTTATACTAGTATAATTCCAAATCTTCTCATACCAGAAATGAAGGAGTCACTCATAAAGTCAAAGGCTAAGAAAGTATATGTATGTAATGCAATGCAGCAGCCTGGAGAAACTGGAGGCTATACTGTTTCAGATCATATAAAAGCTATAAATCGCCATGTGAACGGAGAATTCTTGGATGTAGTAGTCACAGACTCTAGTGAAATACCTAAAACTGTAATGAAAAAATATAATCAGGAAGGAGCTGGCAGAGTAGAGGTTGACTTTGAAAATCTGGAAAAAATGAAAATAGATATTCTAGAGCAGAAACTTCTTGAGATAAGTGAAAAAGGCACAGTAAGGCATCATCCTTACAGGCTGGCAGGAGCTATTTATTCACTTGTAGAATATTAA